One region of Glycine max cultivar Williams 82 chromosome 9, Glycine_max_v4.0, whole genome shotgun sequence genomic DNA includes:
- the LOC102663765 gene encoding tripeptidyl-peptidase 2 isoform X2, which yields MGDFCKFSFSAAKSFSFRVVSSQTLELVISQFWPSGTGSHETASVDFEVVLHGIKVNEEEVILDGSDAPVRIDAETLLVFEELAPVALLNKIRVPYRPINSKIIALSTDRDKLPSGKQILALTLNYKIKLEDGAQIKPHIPLLNDRIYETKFESQFYMISDSNKHVYSIGDAYPSSSNLPKGEYILQLYLREL from the exons ATGGGAGACTTCtgtaaattttccttctctgcTGCCAAAAGCTTTTCCTTTAGGGTAGTAAGCAGTCAGACATTGGAACTAGTCATTTCTCAGTTTTGGCCTAGCGGTACAGGGAGTCATGAGACTGCGAGTGTGGATTTTGAG GTTGTTTTGCACGGGATAAAAGTCAATGAAGAAGAAGTTATACTTGATGGTAGTGACGCCCCTGTCAGGATTGATGCTGAAACTCTACTGGTATTTGAGGAACTTGCACCAGTGGCACTTCTAAACAAG ATTAGGGTTCCATATCGACCAATAAATTCTAAGATTATTGCACTTTCAACAGATCGTGACAAACTTCCTTCTGGAAAGCAGATACTGGCACTGACTTTGAA CTACAAGATCAAATTAGAAGATGGAGCTCAAATAAAACCTCACATACCTTTGCTAAATGACCGGATATATGAAACTAAATTTGAGTCTCAATTTTATATGATTTCTGACTCCAATAag CATGTATATTCAATTGGAGACGCATATCCAAGCTCTTCTAATCTTCCCAAAGGAGAATATATTTTACAGTTATATTTGAG
- the LOC102663765 gene encoding tripeptidyl-peptidase 2 isoform X1, whose amino-acid sequence MGDFCKFSFSAAKSFSFRVVSSQTLELVISQFWPSGTGSHETASVDFEVVLHGIKVNEEEVILDGSDAPVRIDAETLLVFEELAPVALLNKIRVPYRPINSKIIALSTDRDKLPSGKQILALTLNYKIKLEDGAQIKPHIPLLNDRIYETKFESQFYMISDSNKHVYSIGDAYPSSSNLPKGEYILQLYLRYMFLSEHKPWMRVCILVCFNWSFL is encoded by the exons ATGGGAGACTTCtgtaaattttccttctctgcTGCCAAAAGCTTTTCCTTTAGGGTAGTAAGCAGTCAGACATTGGAACTAGTCATTTCTCAGTTTTGGCCTAGCGGTACAGGGAGTCATGAGACTGCGAGTGTGGATTTTGAG GTTGTTTTGCACGGGATAAAAGTCAATGAAGAAGAAGTTATACTTGATGGTAGTGACGCCCCTGTCAGGATTGATGCTGAAACTCTACTGGTATTTGAGGAACTTGCACCAGTGGCACTTCTAAACAAG ATTAGGGTTCCATATCGACCAATAAATTCTAAGATTATTGCACTTTCAACAGATCGTGACAAACTTCCTTCTGGAAAGCAGATACTGGCACTGACTTTGAA CTACAAGATCAAATTAGAAGATGGAGCTCAAATAAAACCTCACATACCTTTGCTAAATGACCGGATATATGAAACTAAATTTGAGTCTCAATTTTATATGATTTCTGACTCCAATAag CATGTATATTCAATTGGAGACGCATATCCAAGCTCTTCTAATCTTCCCAAAGGAGAATATATTTTACAGTTATATTTGAGGTACATGTTTCTTTCTGAGCATAAACCCTGGATGAGAGTGTGCATACTTGTTTGTTTCAATTGGAGCTTTCTATAG